In Triticum aestivum cultivar Chinese Spring chromosome 5B, IWGSC CS RefSeq v2.1, whole genome shotgun sequence, the following proteins share a genomic window:
- the LOC123115961 gene encoding GDSL esterase/lipase At1g71250 isoform X2, translating to MALLLLLHLFLFLRLVTSAAADSFPATAIFVLGDSTASCAATTLSLNLTPPSSFSSPCLFHSGRRRLLPDILAAKMELSPPPLISTLNGSAAAAAMGVNFGGEEGESGGAGVFRMGAVGQQLRLAAETLQLLRLEAATPGEASAAVAGAVFVVSFGADAYARLLARGSEADASAPKHGRRGFARLLAGRVARAVQELYEADVRRVAVLGVPPLGCAPRVMWDGLHLVDGRGCVEEANELVQGYNARVEAQLDALRPELPGADIVFCDVYKGVMEMITNPAAYGFEEARDACCGLGPFGGTIGCLTREMACPTPQGHVWWDLYSVTETVNTLLADWAWSVPPSPDSNTSVSRPITLQQLAGQADAPPPPVMV from the exons atggctctcctcctcctcctccacctcttcctcttcctccgcctcgttacctccgccgccgccgactcgttTCCGGCCACTGCGATCTTCGTCCTCGGTGACTCCACTGCAAGCTGTGCCGCCACCACGCTGTCCCTCAACCTCACACCCCCGTCCTCTTTCTCTAGCCCCTGCCTCttccactccggccgccgccgcctcctccccgacatCCTTG CCGCCAAAATGGAGCTCTCGCCACCGCCGCTCATCTCCACGCTCAACGGCTCAGCGGCCGCGGCCGCGATGGGCGTCAACTTCGGCGGCGAGGAGGGCGAGAGCGGCGGAGCCGGCGTGTTCCGCATGGGCGCCGTCGGGCAGCAGCTGCGGCTGGCCGCCGAGACGCTGCAGCTGCTGCGCCTCGAGGCCGCCACGCCGGGCGAGGCGTCCGCGGCCGTGGCCGGCGCCGTCTTCGTGGTGTCCTTCGGCGCCGACGCGTACGCGCGGCTGCTCGCGCGCGGGTCCGAGGCGGACGCGTCGGCGCCCAAGCACGGCCGCCGCGGCTTCGCCCGCCTCCTGGCCGGCCGCGTGGCGCGCGCGGTGCAGGAGCTGTACGAGGCGGACGTGAGGAGGGTGGCGGTGCTGGGGGTGCCGCCGCTGGGGTGCGCGCCGCGGGTGATGTGGGACGGGCTGCACCTCGTGGACGGCCGCGGGTGCGTGGAGGAGGCCAACGAGCTCGTCCAGGGGTACAACGCCAGGGTGGAGGCGCAGCTGGACGCGCTCCGACCGGAGCTGCCCGGCGCCGACATCGTCTTCTGCGACGTCTACAAGGGGGTCATGGAGATGATCACCAATCCCGCCGCCTATG GGTTTGAGGAGGCGAGGGACGCGTGCTGCGGGCTGGGCCCGTTCGGCGGCACCATCGGGTGCCTGACGAGGGAGATGGCGTGCCCCACACCGCAGGGACACGTCTGGTGGGACCTGTACAGCGTCACCGAGACTGTGAACACACTGCTCGCGGACTGGGCCTGGTCGGTGCCGCCGTCGCCGGACTCCAACACGAGCGTCTCCCGCCCCATTACCCTGCAGCAGCTTGCCGGCCAAGCTgatgcgccgccaccaccggtgaTGGTGTAG
- the LOC123115961 gene encoding GDSL esterase/lipase At1g71250 isoform X1 — MALLLLLHLFLFLRLVTSAAADSFPATAIFVLGDSTASCAATTLSLNLTPPSSFSSPCLFHSGRRRLLPDILAAKMELSPPPLISTLNGSAAAAAMGVNFGGEEGESGGAGVFRMGAVGQQLRLAAETLQLLRLEAATPGEASAAVAGAVFVVSFGADAYARLLARGSEADASAPKHGRRGFARLLAGRVARAVQELYEADVRRVAVLGVPPLGCAPRVMWDGLHLVDGRGCVEEANELVQGYNARVEAQLDALRPELPGADIVFCDVYKGVMEMITNPAAYALHRSSTRYQAERSELQLARPKRQGFEEARDACCGLGPFGGTIGCLTREMACPTPQGHVWWDLYSVTETVNTLLADWAWSVPPSPDSNTSVSRPITLQQLAGQADAPPPPVMV, encoded by the exons atggctctcctcctcctcctccacctcttcctcttcctccgcctcgttacctccgccgccgccgactcgttTCCGGCCACTGCGATCTTCGTCCTCGGTGACTCCACTGCAAGCTGTGCCGCCACCACGCTGTCCCTCAACCTCACACCCCCGTCCTCTTTCTCTAGCCCCTGCCTCttccactccggccgccgccgcctcctccccgacatCCTTG CCGCCAAAATGGAGCTCTCGCCACCGCCGCTCATCTCCACGCTCAACGGCTCAGCGGCCGCGGCCGCGATGGGCGTCAACTTCGGCGGCGAGGAGGGCGAGAGCGGCGGAGCCGGCGTGTTCCGCATGGGCGCCGTCGGGCAGCAGCTGCGGCTGGCCGCCGAGACGCTGCAGCTGCTGCGCCTCGAGGCCGCCACGCCGGGCGAGGCGTCCGCGGCCGTGGCCGGCGCCGTCTTCGTGGTGTCCTTCGGCGCCGACGCGTACGCGCGGCTGCTCGCGCGCGGGTCCGAGGCGGACGCGTCGGCGCCCAAGCACGGCCGCCGCGGCTTCGCCCGCCTCCTGGCCGGCCGCGTGGCGCGCGCGGTGCAGGAGCTGTACGAGGCGGACGTGAGGAGGGTGGCGGTGCTGGGGGTGCCGCCGCTGGGGTGCGCGCCGCGGGTGATGTGGGACGGGCTGCACCTCGTGGACGGCCGCGGGTGCGTGGAGGAGGCCAACGAGCTCGTCCAGGGGTACAACGCCAGGGTGGAGGCGCAGCTGGACGCGCTCCGACCGGAGCTGCCCGGCGCCGACATCGTCTTCTGCGACGTCTACAAGGGGGTCATGGAGATGATCACCAATCCCGCCGCCTATG ccctacaTAGGAGTAGTACTCGATATCAAGCGGAGCGATCCGAATTGCAGTTAGCACGACCTAAACGACAAG GGTTTGAGGAGGCGAGGGACGCGTGCTGCGGGCTGGGCCCGTTCGGCGGCACCATCGGGTGCCTGACGAGGGAGATGGCGTGCCCCACACCGCAGGGACACGTCTGGTGGGACCTGTACAGCGTCACCGAGACTGTGAACACACTGCTCGCGGACTGGGCCTGGTCGGTGCCGCCGTCGCCGGACTCCAACACGAGCGTCTCCCGCCCCATTACCCTGCAGCAGCTTGCCGGCCAAGCTgatgcgccgccaccaccggtgaTGGTGTAG
- the LOC123115961 gene encoding GDSL esterase/lipase At5g37690 isoform X3, which produces MALLLLLHLFLFLRLVTSAAADSFPATAIFVLGDSTASCAATTLSLNLTPPSSFSSPCLFHSGRRRLLPDILAAKMELSPPPLISTLNGSAAAAAMGVNFGGEEGESGGAGVFRMGAVGQQLRLAAETLQLLRLEAATPGEASAAVAGAVFVVSFGADAYARLLARGSEADASAPKHGRRGFARLLAGRVARAVQELYEADVRRVAVLGVPPLGCAPRVMWDGLHLVDGRGCVEEANELVQGYNARVEAQLDALRPELPGADIVFCDVYKGVMEMITNPAAYAHSGHEVMNTCCYRVFSQFHVRGLRRRGTRAAGWARSAAPSGA; this is translated from the exons atggctctcctcctcctcctccacctcttcctcttcctccgcctcgttacctccgccgccgccgactcgttTCCGGCCACTGCGATCTTCGTCCTCGGTGACTCCACTGCAAGCTGTGCCGCCACCACGCTGTCCCTCAACCTCACACCCCCGTCCTCTTTCTCTAGCCCCTGCCTCttccactccggccgccgccgcctcctccccgacatCCTTG CCGCCAAAATGGAGCTCTCGCCACCGCCGCTCATCTCCACGCTCAACGGCTCAGCGGCCGCGGCCGCGATGGGCGTCAACTTCGGCGGCGAGGAGGGCGAGAGCGGCGGAGCCGGCGTGTTCCGCATGGGCGCCGTCGGGCAGCAGCTGCGGCTGGCCGCCGAGACGCTGCAGCTGCTGCGCCTCGAGGCCGCCACGCCGGGCGAGGCGTCCGCGGCCGTGGCCGGCGCCGTCTTCGTGGTGTCCTTCGGCGCCGACGCGTACGCGCGGCTGCTCGCGCGCGGGTCCGAGGCGGACGCGTCGGCGCCCAAGCACGGCCGCCGCGGCTTCGCCCGCCTCCTGGCCGGCCGCGTGGCGCGCGCGGTGCAGGAGCTGTACGAGGCGGACGTGAGGAGGGTGGCGGTGCTGGGGGTGCCGCCGCTGGGGTGCGCGCCGCGGGTGATGTGGGACGGGCTGCACCTCGTGGACGGCCGCGGGTGCGTGGAGGAGGCCAACGAGCTCGTCCAGGGGTACAACGCCAGGGTGGAGGCGCAGCTGGACGCGCTCCGACCGGAGCTGCCCGGCGCCGACATCGTCTTCTGCGACGTCTACAAGGGGGTCATGGAGATGATCACCAATCCCGCCGCCTATG CACATTCAGGACATGAAGTCATGAACACCTGCTGCTACCGGGTGTTCAGTCAGTTCCATGTCAGG GGTTTGAGGAGGCGAGGGACGCGTGCTGCGGGCTGGGCCCGTTCGGCGGCACCATCGGGTGCCTGA